AGGTGGCTTTGAAGAGTTCGCGCCGGCTTCCGCCGCCCGCGCCGTAGCCGCCGCCGCCTCCGCGGCTTCCTCCACCGTTCCGGTGGGCTGCACGACAGTCGTCGCAGCGGCCAGGTTTATTTGCAAAACCCTTGCTGGCGAAAAACTCTTGCTGACCCGCGGTAAATGTGAACGAGCGCCCGCAGTCGCGGCAGCTCAGGGTTTCGTCGGTATACACTTAAAAAGATCTCCTAAATTCTATGGTGTTTGTTGTTCGGACCTTTGCGAGGTCCGGCGCTCTTCTCCGGCGCGATAGCGGTAGACGATTCGGCCCTTCGTTAAGTCGTAGGGCGAAATCTCGATCTCCACGCGGTCTCCGGGAAGAATCTTGATTCGGTGGCGGCGTAGGCGTCCGGCGATATGCGCCAAGACGACGTGGCCGTTGTCCAGCTCGACGGAGAACGTCGTGCTCGGGAAGACTTGTTTGATGCTGCCGAAGACTTCGATGGGCGCTTCCTTGACACTTTGGGGAGCGGTGACCTTCGGGGTGCGCGGCTTTGATTTCCGGTTGCGATTGCGAATAGGGATAAGACGTACTCCTCGTTGTGAAGGCTCGAACGAATATAAAAAATCGAGCCTTCTGGGCGACGCGTGAGGCTCGATGAAACAGATAAATGCTTGTGAATCGAAAGAACGCGCGTGAACTGAACTGTGGGCGATTATCTCACAAGTCGCCCCTTGAAGCAAACGCCTCTACCGGTAGGAGGGGCGAGCAGCCGCTAGAGAAGGGCTGGCAGCCATGTACCTGCTCGAAGTGCTGAGCGGTCCCCTCGACGGCAAAACCTGGCCGTTCGAGCGTGAGATCACGATCGGCCGCGACGACGCGCTCGCCGAGGCGTGCCTGGCCCTCGATCGCTACGTCTCGCGTGAGCACGCCCGCCTCGAGATCGAGGCCGAGGCGATTCGCCTCGTCGACCTTCGCAGCCGAAACGGCACGCGGCTCGGCGGCCATACGGTCGTCGGCGAGGTGCCGCTGCCCGTCGGCGTTCCCTTCGTAGTGGGACGAACCGTCCTCCGGGTGACGCGCGCGTAATATCGTCGTGGAGCGAGTGGCTGCCATTTCGCGCGCGCGCGAGCTCTTCGCCGCGTCGCCGCGACCGCTTGGTTTTGTGCCGACCATGGGTGCGCTGCACGAAGGGCACCTCGCGCTCGTCGCACGAGCGCGCGAGCGGTGCGCGGCTCTCGGCGCGTCGGTCTTCGTCAATCCATTGCAGTTCGGGGCCGGGGAAGATCTCGCCCGATATCCGCGCGATATCGAGCGGGACTGCGCTCAACTCACGGCTGCCGGCGTCGACGTGCTGTTCGTGCCCGATGCCGGCGAAATGTATCCGGCCGGCTTCGCCGCCGCGGTCGACGTGGGCCCACTCGGCGACGTCTTCGAGGGCGCGCTTCGGCCCGGGCACTTTCGCGGGGTGGCGACCGTGATCGCCAAGCTGCTCAACATCGTGCGCCCCGACACCTTGATATTGGGGCAGAAGGACGCGCAGCAGATCGCGGTCGTGCGGCGCTTGGTCGCCGATCTCGATTTCGGCGTCGCAATCGACATCGCACCGACGGTGCGCGAGCCCGACGGACTGGCGATGTCGAGCCGCAACGCCTATCTGGACCGAGCGCAGCGCGCACAAGCGCCCAGTCTCTATCGTGCTCTGGTGGCAACCCGCGACGCGCTCGAGCGCGGAGAGCCCAAACGCGAGGCGACCGCCGCCGGCAGAGCCGCGCTGAGCGCTTCGGCGCAGCTCGACTACCTCGACCTCGTCGATGCGCAGACATTCGATACGCTCGAGGAACCGCGCGAGTCCGCCATTATTGTCGCCGCCGCCCGATTTGGGGCGACGCGCCTGATCGATAACCTGTGGTTACGCCGTCCTTCGACAAGCTCAGGATGACACAATGTCCTTCGACAAGCTCAGGATGACACAATGTCCTTC
This Candidatus Eremiobacterota bacterium DNA region includes the following protein-coding sequences:
- a CDS encoding zinc-ribbon domain containing protein, translating into MYTDETLSCRDCGRSFTFTAGQQEFFASKGFANKPGRCDDCRAAHRNGGGSRGGGGGYGAGGGSRRELFKATCSKCGGVAEVPFEPRTGRPVYCRDCFASQQSTYR
- the infA gene encoding translation initiation factor IF-1 → MRNRNRKSKPRTPKVTAPQSVKEAPIEVFGSIKQVFPSTTFSVELDNGHVVLAHIAGRLRRHRIKILPGDRVEIEISPYDLTKGRIVYRYRAGEERRTSQRSEQQTP
- a CDS encoding FHA domain-containing protein; translated protein: MYLLEVLSGPLDGKTWPFEREITIGRDDALAEACLALDRYVSREHARLEIEAEAIRLVDLRSRNGTRLGGHTVVGEVPLPVGVPFVVGRTVLRVTRA
- a CDS encoding pantoate--beta-alanine ligase: MAAISRARELFAASPRPLGFVPTMGALHEGHLALVARARERCAALGASVFVNPLQFGAGEDLARYPRDIERDCAQLTAAGVDVLFVPDAGEMYPAGFAAAVDVGPLGDVFEGALRPGHFRGVATVIAKLLNIVRPDTLILGQKDAQQIAVVRRLVADLDFGVAIDIAPTVREPDGLAMSSRNAYLDRAQRAQAPSLYRALVATRDALERGEPKREATAAGRAALSASAQLDYLDLVDAQTFDTLEEPRESAIIVAAARFGATRLIDNLWLRRPSTSSG